From the genome of Pseudomonas sihuiensis:
TTATTAATTTGAACGTTGGTGTTCATTTTGGTTGGTAAAGTAGTTTTGCTTACTGGGGTTACAGGGTTTATTGGCTCGGCTCTTGTAACTCGTTTGGCGACTGAGTCACGGTGGCAAGTGGTCGCTTCGCTTCGCGGCCAGAAAATGCCCTCGGTGCCGGGTGTCAAGGTCATGCCGATGGGGGAAGTTGGGCCCCACACTGACTGGTCGATGGTATTGGAAGGGCTCGATACGGTGGTGCATACCGCCGCCGTTGCCCATGTGCGCAACGGCGGTGAAGAGAATCAGCTCTCTCGCTTGCGCCAGGTCAACGTCTATGGCGCGTTGACTCTTGCCCGTCAAGCGGCAGCGGCGGGAGTGAAACGTTTCGTTTTCATCAGCTCTATCGGCGTTAACGGGAATATCAATGTTCGCCCCTTTACTGCCCTTGATGTCCCGCACCCCGTGGATCCCTATGCCCAGTCCAAATGGGAAGCTGAGCAGGGGCTTTGGCGCATCCAGCAAGAGACAGGGATGGAGCTGGTGATCATTCGTCCTCCCTTGGTGTATGGCCCAGAGGCTCCGGGTAACTTTGGGAGTCTGGTTCGCTGGATTGGTAAAGGGATTCCACTACCGCTCGGGGCTATCCACAATCGCCGTTCGCTGGTTGGCATCGACAATCTTGTCGATTTGATCGTTCGCTGCATCGATCATCCCGCTGCTGCCAACCAAGTCTTTCTTGCGGGTGATGGTCGCGATCTATCGACTACGGAGCTATTGCGTTTAGTGGGAGATGCAATGGGGCGGCCTGCACGGTTGATTCCTGTGCCTGCTGGCGTTCTGAAGCTTAGCGCGGCATTGTTGGGGCGAAAGGCTATGGCGCAGCGCTTGCTGGGGTCTTTGCAGGTAGATATCTCGCAGACTTGCGAGACACTGGATTGGCAGCCACCTTTCACGGTTGAAGAGGGGTTAAGGCGTTGTTTCCTGTCTTCGGATTGACTGGCTTTCAGAGGTTGGGTCTGTGATACGTGTTTTTGATGTTGTTCTGTCCTTGCTGGGGTTGCTCTTCGGCTTTCCAGTATTGATCTTGATCTATGTTCTTGGCTTGTTGGATACAGGCGCGCCCCTGTTTCGTCAGACGCGTGTGGGGCGTGGTAAGCAGCCGTTTACGTTAGTCAAGTTTCGGACGATGGCGGTTGATACCGCATCTGTGGCGAGCCACTTGGCCTCCAGCGCCTCGATCACGCGCTTGGGCGCTTTTCTGCGCAAGACCAAGCTGGACGAGCTACCGCAGTTATGGAATGTGCTCAGGGGGGAAATGAGTCTGGTTGGGCCTCGGCCTAATCTGTTCAATCAGGAAGAGCTTATCGCCGAGCGGGAATTACGCGCTGTGTATGATGTTCGCCCTGGCATTACGGGGCTGGCCCAAGTGCAGGGGATCGATATGTCTACGCCGGCTTTGCTTGCCGAGACTGACCAGAAGATGATCCGTTCGATGTCGATCTCTCTCTATTTCAGCCTGATTCTGCAAACAGCCTTGGGAAAAGGTGCTGGCGACCGAGTGGTGCATTGAACCTGGCGTGTCTATTGTGGCAGGAGGGTTGATGTTTGACGTG
Proteins encoded in this window:
- a CDS encoding sugar transferase, coding for MIRVFDVVLSLLGLLFGFPVLILIYVLGLLDTGAPLFRQTRVGRGKQPFTLVKFRTMAVDTASVASHLASSASITRLGAFLRKTKLDELPQLWNVLRGEMSLVGPRPNLFNQEELIAERELRAVYDVRPGITGLAQVQGIDMSTPALLAETDQKMIRSMSISLYFSLILQTALGKGAGDRVVH
- a CDS encoding UDP-glucose 4-epimerase family protein; this translates as MFILVGKVVLLTGVTGFIGSALVTRLATESRWQVVASLRGQKMPSVPGVKVMPMGEVGPHTDWSMVLEGLDTVVHTAAVAHVRNGGEENQLSRLRQVNVYGALTLARQAAAAGVKRFVFISSIGVNGNINVRPFTALDVPHPVDPYAQSKWEAEQGLWRIQQETGMELVIIRPPLVYGPEAPGNFGSLVRWIGKGIPLPLGAIHNRRSLVGIDNLVDLIVRCIDHPAAANQVFLAGDGRDLSTTELLRLVGDAMGRPARLIPVPAGVLKLSAALLGRKAMAQRLLGSLQVDISQTCETLDWQPPFTVEEGLRRCFLSSD